The following coding sequences are from one Geothrix sp. window:
- the rpsT gene encoding 30S ribosomal protein S20: MANHKSAAKKARRDAEARLRNRSNRSTLKTAVKSFLALIAGGKKDEAAKLLPSTQGLVDKACRKGVMHKNAADRTKSRLAAKVNKLA; the protein is encoded by the coding sequence ATGGCCAATCACAAGTCTGCTGCCAAGAAGGCCCGTCGCGATGCCGAGGCCCGACTCCGTAACCGCAGCAACCGCTCGACCCTGAAGACCGCCGTCAAGAGCTTCCTGGCCCTCATCGCCGGGGGCAAGAAGGACGAGGCCGCCAAGCTGCTGCCCTCGACCCAGGGCCTGGTCGACAAGGCCTGCCGCAAGGGCGTCATGCACAAGAACGCCGCCGACCGCACCAAGTCCCGCCTGGCTGCCAAGGTCAACAAGCTGGCCTAA
- a CDS encoding DUF5329 domain-containing protein, translated as MIPVLLLAAPAPTPEAQKIEALIQAVADLQGAVFIRNGTEHSPKEAADHLRLKWKNAGRRVKTAPEFIQYCASGSSLSGKPYEIRLQDGRTVPARDWLWTELKRMESGH; from the coding sequence ATGATCCCGGTTCTCCTCCTCGCTGCCCCTGCCCCGACCCCCGAGGCCCAGAAGATCGAGGCCCTGATCCAGGCCGTGGCCGACCTCCAGGGTGCGGTCTTCATCCGCAATGGGACCGAGCACTCACCGAAGGAGGCGGCGGACCACCTCCGCCTGAAGTGGAAGAATGCCGGCCGCCGGGTGAAGACGGCCCCGGAGTTCATCCAGTACTGCGCCAGCGGCAGCAGCCTGAGCGGCAAGCCCTATGAGATCCGGCTCCAGGACGGCCGCACGGTCCCGGCCCGGGACTGGCTGTGGACCGAGTTGAAGCGGATGGAGTCAGGACACTAG
- a CDS encoding citrate/2-methylcitrate synthase, protein MRRLKTKPFPYYVGLHSLEELVTREHRVCVMNILGSESRKVTPVSHEYSGGNIVAGVQYGRRGSLETKLGPIPVYRSIREVMEKGIAFDMGVVYIPPQGVCKAVSELVTHNEALKRIVIVTEKVPARDSRNIRALCQEAGVDVIGANCLGMANAWDRVRIGGSLGGDHPDETLVKGSIAIHSNSGNFTTTMAEYLRTAGFGISTAVSSGKDVYIHFALPEFLYAAQNDPRTKAVVIYVEPGGYYEKMALDWIKDRTFGFTKPIIACVTGRWKKNITRACGHAGALSGSGDDAESKERWFDEYFGVDVFDPKTCQVSKRGVRVSSIQYIPDAVRAVYEKIDEKPDFPTTGDLSLKLWLGDALVKLPSSLDLPISQAPAPYDHQIIEVNKQVGAHYLRQNMADKSGASRMSPETQVAELHGKTVLDLSLNTLEENLFFSLAKVLPEKADIPTLNLILNLFMKIDERRMELIDVGRANGCLPNACLASQIALVGDKELLAKSRDHSRFIIDLIREFGLDEHTKTFPPELDAFVEKHLLRPEPSRKTDVSELLFKEVKKSKKSCVALKVCQHIIDLAEKRGLEIRDTYEFLLATIAVCILWNPMLEKRISRQLVEDAVTYFYLMSRVVAYSVVNREHNPHWKKLVDQKLSNLNHSFTENAFKVLFGHVPSPLELLEFQTMLGLTLTNGPGTLSSKGAKESVSARNDISMAFVGFLANTGRAHGGNGYEAIEFLLEQFRGVELADPGDPAHGLDLKGMANRAARAYGAYKKQAQEVEDVVVKPIPCINHPVFRGNKINVDPREQFVSGMLAEKGVYNAFWEFYRLLVKELYAEGVTKNVFCVNVDAVLAVITLKLVWKDYQAGRISLRQVQELAFTLFLFGRTIGATAEIADHRDRGLDMDCRTQERDLTYVL, encoded by the coding sequence ATGCGACGACTGAAGACGAAGCCTTTCCCCTACTACGTGGGCCTGCACTCCCTCGAAGAGCTGGTCACCCGCGAGCACCGCGTCTGCGTCATGAACATCCTGGGCAGCGAAAGCCGCAAGGTGACGCCCGTGTCCCACGAGTACAGCGGTGGCAACATCGTGGCCGGCGTGCAGTATGGCCGCCGGGGCAGCCTGGAGACGAAGCTGGGGCCCATTCCCGTCTACCGCAGCATCCGCGAGGTCATGGAGAAGGGCATCGCCTTCGACATGGGCGTGGTCTACATTCCGCCCCAGGGCGTGTGCAAGGCGGTCTCCGAGCTGGTGACGCACAACGAGGCGCTCAAGCGCATCGTGATCGTCACCGAGAAGGTGCCGGCCCGGGACTCCCGCAACATCCGGGCCCTCTGCCAGGAAGCCGGCGTGGACGTCATCGGCGCCAACTGCCTGGGCATGGCCAACGCCTGGGACCGGGTCCGCATCGGCGGCAGCCTGGGCGGCGATCACCCCGATGAGACGCTCGTGAAGGGCTCCATCGCCATCCACTCCAACTCCGGCAACTTCACCACCACCATGGCGGAGTACCTCCGCACCGCGGGCTTCGGCATCAGCACGGCCGTGTCCAGCGGCAAGGACGTCTACATCCACTTCGCCCTGCCCGAGTTCCTCTACGCGGCGCAGAACGATCCCCGCACCAAGGCCGTGGTGATCTACGTCGAGCCCGGCGGCTACTACGAGAAGATGGCGCTGGACTGGATCAAGGACCGCACCTTCGGTTTCACCAAGCCGATCATCGCCTGCGTCACCGGGCGCTGGAAGAAGAACATCACCCGGGCCTGCGGCCATGCGGGGGCGCTGTCGGGAAGCGGCGACGACGCCGAGAGCAAGGAACGCTGGTTCGACGAGTACTTCGGGGTGGACGTCTTCGACCCGAAGACCTGCCAGGTCAGCAAGCGGGGCGTGCGCGTCTCCAGCATTCAGTACATCCCGGACGCCGTGCGGGCCGTCTACGAGAAGATCGACGAGAAGCCCGATTTCCCCACCACGGGCGACCTGTCCCTGAAACTGTGGCTGGGCGATGCCCTGGTGAAGCTGCCCTCGTCGCTGGACCTTCCCATCAGCCAGGCTCCAGCGCCCTATGACCACCAGATCATCGAAGTGAACAAGCAGGTGGGCGCCCACTACCTGCGGCAGAACATGGCCGACAAGTCCGGCGCCTCCCGGATGAGCCCGGAGACCCAGGTGGCGGAGCTGCACGGGAAGACGGTGCTGGACCTGTCCCTGAACACCCTGGAGGAGAACCTCTTCTTCTCGCTGGCCAAGGTGCTGCCGGAGAAGGCGGACATCCCCACGCTCAACCTCATCCTGAACCTGTTCATGAAGATCGACGAGCGGCGCATGGAGCTCATCGACGTGGGCCGGGCCAACGGGTGCCTTCCGAATGCCTGCCTGGCCTCCCAGATCGCCCTGGTGGGCGACAAGGAGCTGCTGGCGAAATCCCGGGACCACTCTCGGTTCATCATCGACCTCATCCGCGAGTTCGGTCTGGATGAGCACACGAAGACCTTCCCCCCGGAGCTGGACGCCTTCGTGGAGAAGCACCTGCTGCGGCCGGAGCCCTCCAGGAAGACGGACGTGTCCGAGCTGCTGTTCAAGGAGGTCAAGAAGTCCAAGAAGTCCTGCGTGGCCCTGAAGGTCTGCCAGCACATCATCGACCTGGCCGAGAAGCGGGGCCTCGAGATCCGGGATACCTACGAGTTCCTGCTGGCCACCATCGCCGTGTGCATCCTCTGGAACCCCATGCTGGAGAAGCGCATCAGCCGGCAGCTCGTGGAGGACGCGGTCACCTACTTCTACCTCATGTCCCGCGTGGTGGCCTATTCCGTGGTGAACCGGGAGCACAACCCCCACTGGAAGAAGCTGGTGGACCAGAAGCTGTCCAACCTCAACCACAGCTTCACGGAGAACGCGTTCAAGGTGCTCTTCGGCCACGTCCCGAGCCCCCTGGAGCTGCTGGAATTCCAGACGATGCTGGGGCTCACGCTCACCAACGGCCCCGGTACCCTCTCCTCGAAGGGGGCCAAGGAGAGCGTCAGCGCCCGCAACGACATCTCCATGGCCTTCGTGGGCTTCCTGGCGAACACCGGCCGCGCGCACGGCGGCAACGGCTATGAGGCCATCGAATTCCTGCTGGAGCAGTTCCGCGGCGTGGAGCTGGCGGATCCCGGCGATCCGGCCCATGGCCTGGACCTGAAGGGGATGGCGAACCGGGCCGCCCGGGCCTATGGCGCCTACAAGAAGCAGGCCCAGGAAGTGGAGGATGTCGTCGTCAAGCCCATCCCCTGCATCAACCATCCGGTCTTCCGCGGCAACAAGATCAACGTGGATCCGCGGGAGCAGTTCGTGTCGGGGATGCTCGCCGAGAAGGGGGTCTACAACGCCTTCTGGGAGTTCTACCGCCTGCTGGTGAAGGAGCTCTATGCGGAAGGCGTGACCAAGAACGTCTTCTGCGTGAACGTGGACGCCGTCCTGGCGGTGATCACCCTGAAGCTGGTGTGGAAGGACTACCAGGCCGGCCGGATCTCCCTCCGCCAGGTCCAGGAGCTGGCCTTCACGCTCTTCCTGTTCGGCCGCACCATCGGCGCCACCGCCGAGATCGCCGACCACCGGGACCGCGGGCTGGACATGGACTGCCGCACGCAGGAGCGTGACCTGACCTACGTTCTTTAG
- a CDS encoding transketolase: MPQQKLESVVDMAAKAKALRRDILLQVYKAQSGHPGGSLSWIDIGVVLYYHEMTVFPENPANPARDRFVLSKGHACPAQYALLADQGFFPKAWLETFRQYPTKLQGHAENHYTPGVEVTTGSLGQGLPQAVGIAIGLKVQNSASRVYCVVGDGESQEGVIWEAAMAAPHHKLDNLCVFHDLNGLQIDGDVKKVMNINPVPDKWRAFGWAVKEIDGHDFTQILEALAWARTIQGQPAMVCARTVKGKGVSFMENNAGWHGVAPKPEEYEKALAELAD, encoded by the coding sequence ATGCCGCAGCAGAAACTGGAGTCCGTCGTGGATATGGCGGCGAAGGCGAAAGCCCTTCGCAGGGATATCCTGCTGCAGGTCTACAAGGCCCAGAGCGGCCATCCCGGGGGCAGCCTCAGCTGGATCGACATCGGCGTGGTGCTCTACTACCACGAGATGACGGTGTTCCCGGAGAACCCCGCGAACCCCGCCCGGGATCGCTTCGTGCTCTCCAAGGGGCACGCCTGCCCGGCCCAGTACGCGCTGCTGGCGGACCAGGGCTTCTTCCCCAAAGCCTGGCTGGAGACCTTCCGCCAGTACCCCACCAAGCTCCAGGGCCATGCCGAGAACCACTACACGCCGGGCGTGGAGGTGACCACGGGCAGCCTGGGCCAGGGACTGCCCCAGGCGGTGGGCATCGCCATCGGCCTGAAGGTCCAGAACTCCGCCAGCCGCGTCTACTGCGTGGTGGGCGACGGGGAGAGCCAGGAGGGCGTGATCTGGGAGGCGGCGATGGCGGCGCCCCACCACAAGCTCGACAACCTCTGCGTCTTCCACGACCTCAACGGCCTGCAGATCGATGGCGACGTGAAGAAGGTGATGAACATCAACCCGGTCCCCGACAAGTGGCGCGCCTTCGGGTGGGCCGTGAAGGAGATCGACGGTCACGACTTCACCCAGATCCTGGAGGCCCTGGCCTGGGCCCGCACCATCCAGGGTCAGCCCGCGATGGTCTGCGCCCGCACCGTGAAGGGCAAGGGCGTGAGCTTCATGGAGAACAACGCTGGCTGGCACGGCGTGGCCCCCAAGCCCGAAGAGTACGAAAAGGCCCTGGCCGAGCTGGCCGACTGA
- a CDS encoding CTP synthase — MTKYVFVTGGVLSSLGKGIAAASLGALLEARGLKVTLMKMDPYLNVDPGTMSPFQHGEVFVTDDGAETDLDLGHYERFTSVPTTQNHTITTGRIYNTVIQKERRGDYLGKTVQVIPHITDEIKGVMKKVAKDMDVVIVEIGGTVGDIESQPFLEAIRQFKLEAGLDSQMKANAINMHLTYVPYIKTAGELKSKPTQHSVKELRALGIQPDVLLCRADVDIPRDLKDKIALFCSVTPDAVFSGRDAHSIYEVPLNLHLEGLDTKVAALLGLGEKTPDLSAWQNLLHRIRNPKGSVRIAVVGKYVEFKESYKSLIEALHHAGYGLETQVDLKWIEAEELEDQDPAGFLQDCHGILVPGGFGVRGTRGMIKSIQYAREQRIPFFGICLGMQMASVEFARNVVGLEGADSTEFDDAPKHRVIFKLRELVDVEELGGTMRLGAYPCRLTAGSQGARAYGATEISERHRHRYEFNHEYRKALEDKGLSFTGMSPDGVFVEIVELKDHPYFLACQFHPEFKSRPLSPHPLFTAFVKASTDTRG; from the coding sequence ATGACCAAGTATGTGTTCGTGACCGGTGGCGTGCTTTCAAGCCTGGGCAAGGGCATCGCCGCGGCGAGCCTCGGTGCGCTGCTGGAGGCCCGCGGCCTCAAGGTCACGCTCATGAAGATGGATCCCTACCTCAACGTGGATCCGGGCACCATGTCGCCCTTCCAGCACGGCGAGGTCTTCGTCACCGACGATGGCGCCGAGACCGACCTCGACCTGGGCCACTACGAGCGCTTCACCTCCGTGCCCACCACCCAGAACCACACCATCACCACGGGCCGCATCTACAACACGGTGATCCAGAAGGAGCGCCGTGGCGACTACCTGGGCAAGACCGTGCAGGTGATCCCGCACATCACGGACGAGATCAAGGGCGTGATGAAGAAGGTCGCCAAGGACATGGACGTGGTGATCGTGGAGATCGGCGGCACCGTGGGCGACATCGAGAGCCAGCCGTTCCTGGAGGCCATCCGCCAGTTCAAGCTGGAGGCGGGCCTTGACTCGCAGATGAAGGCCAACGCCATCAACATGCACCTGACCTACGTGCCCTACATCAAGACCGCGGGCGAGCTGAAATCGAAGCCCACCCAGCACAGCGTGAAGGAGCTGCGGGCCCTGGGCATCCAGCCCGACGTGCTGCTCTGCCGCGCCGACGTGGACATCCCCCGGGACCTGAAGGACAAGATCGCCCTGTTCTGCTCCGTGACGCCCGATGCCGTGTTCAGTGGCCGCGATGCCCACTCCATCTACGAGGTGCCCCTGAACCTGCACCTCGAGGGCCTGGACACCAAGGTCGCCGCGCTGCTGGGCCTGGGCGAAAAGACGCCGGACCTCAGCGCCTGGCAGAACCTGCTGCACCGCATCCGCAACCCCAAGGGCAGCGTGCGCATCGCCGTGGTGGGCAAGTACGTGGAGTTCAAGGAGAGCTACAAGAGCCTCATCGAGGCCCTGCATCACGCGGGCTACGGGCTGGAGACCCAGGTCGACCTCAAGTGGATCGAGGCCGAGGAGCTGGAGGACCAGGATCCGGCCGGCTTCCTCCAGGACTGCCACGGCATCCTGGTGCCCGGCGGCTTCGGCGTGCGTGGCACCCGCGGCATGATCAAGTCCATCCAGTACGCCCGCGAGCAGCGCATCCCCTTCTTCGGCATCTGCCTCGGCATGCAGATGGCCTCCGTGGAGTTCGCCCGGAACGTGGTGGGCCTCGAGGGGGCCGATTCCACGGAGTTCGACGACGCGCCCAAGCACCGCGTCATCTTCAAGCTGCGCGAACTCGTGGACGTGGAGGAGCTGGGCGGGACCATGCGCCTGGGGGCCTACCCCTGCCGCCTCACCGCCGGCAGCCAGGGCGCCAGGGCCTACGGCGCCACCGAGATCAGCGAGCGCCACCGCCACCGCTACGAGTTCAACCACGAGTACCGGAAGGCCCTGGAGGACAAGGGCCTGTCGTTCACCGGCATGAGCCCGGATGGCGTCTTCGTGGAGATCGTGGAGCTGAAGGACCATCCCTACTTCCTGGCCTGCCAGTTCCACCCCGAGTTCAAGAGCCGCCCCCTGAGCCCCCACCCCCTCTTCACGGCCTTCGTGAAGGCCAGCACCGACACCCGGGGCTGA
- a CDS encoding class I SAM-dependent methyltransferase: MSLLRRLPPVLRALLAQALAFGALVALVRLGVRFPPLVWVLLQSVLAVFLSRWLDLGPRWVFMQAALPFLVRALWGAPIPAWVYLLLFLGLALVFGGGLLTRVPLYHASEDAWEKLEGLLPGHPGARFVDLGCGFGGPVAHLAKVRPDAVFVGVEASPATWLVAWLRCLPRRNAHIRLGSLWRTDLTGFDVVYAFLSPVPMPALWAKAQRELRPGSRLVSHSFEVPNETPHRVIPVKGREGARLLVFEL; encoded by the coding sequence ATGTCCCTGCTCCGCCGCCTGCCCCCGGTGCTCCGCGCCCTCCTGGCCCAGGCCCTGGCCTTCGGGGCGCTGGTGGCCCTGGTGCGGCTGGGCGTGCGCTTCCCGCCCCTGGTGTGGGTGCTGCTGCAGTCCGTGCTGGCGGTGTTCCTGTCGCGGTGGCTGGACCTCGGCCCCCGCTGGGTCTTCATGCAGGCGGCCCTGCCCTTCCTGGTGCGGGCCCTGTGGGGGGCGCCCATTCCCGCCTGGGTCTACCTCCTGCTGTTCCTGGGGCTGGCCCTGGTGTTCGGCGGCGGGCTGCTCACGCGCGTGCCGCTCTACCACGCCAGCGAGGACGCCTGGGAGAAGCTGGAGGGCCTGCTCCCCGGGCACCCAGGGGCGCGTTTCGTGGACCTGGGCTGCGGCTTCGGTGGTCCCGTGGCACACCTCGCCAAGGTCCGACCTGATGCGGTCTTCGTGGGTGTCGAAGCCTCGCCCGCCACCTGGCTGGTGGCCTGGCTGCGCTGCCTGCCGCGCCGGAACGCCCACATCCGCCTGGGCAGCCTCTGGCGCACGGATCTCACCGGGTTCGACGTGGTCTACGCCTTCCTTTCCCCGGTGCCCATGCCCGCCCTCTGGGCCAAGGCCCAGCGGGAGCTGAGGCCAGGCAGCCGCCTCGTCAGCCACAGCTTCGAGGTGCCCAACGAAACGCCCCACCGCGTGATCCCCGTGAAGGGGCGCGAAGGGGCGCGGCTGCTGGTCTTCGAGCTGTAG
- the gluQRS gene encoding tRNA glutamyl-Q(34) synthetase GluQRS, producing MTLGRFAPSPTGVLHLGNLRTALASWLSARKAGGRWIVRMEDVDGPRCRRDLGEAQLRDLAALGLESDAPVLWQSDRSAVYRETLTALHRANRLYSCLCTRKDLQLLASAPHTEDGLRAYPGRCRGRAWEGFDRALRLRLSDGPLTWEDRLLGAQVDDPVALTGDPLLFRRDGCFAYHLAVVVDDGAQGVTEVVRGADLRSVTATQIRLQEALSLPRPTYAHLGMVAAPDGTRLGKRAGALGLEALAARGVSPAEALGWLGWSLGCLDRPEPCTASDLIGAFDWTKVPKDESRVPTAWT from the coding sequence ATGACCCTCGGCCGCTTCGCCCCTTCGCCCACCGGCGTCCTCCACCTGGGCAACCTGCGCACGGCCCTGGCCTCCTGGTTGTCCGCACGGAAGGCGGGTGGACGCTGGATCGTGCGCATGGAGGACGTGGATGGCCCCCGCTGCCGCCGGGACCTGGGCGAAGCCCAGCTGCGGGACTTGGCCGCCCTGGGACTTGAATCGGATGCGCCCGTGCTCTGGCAATCCGATCGCTCGGCGGTCTACCGGGAGACCCTGACCGCCCTGCACCGCGCGAACCGCCTGTATTCCTGTCTCTGCACCCGGAAGGACCTGCAGCTGCTGGCTTCGGCGCCGCATACGGAAGATGGCCTGCGTGCCTATCCGGGCCGCTGTCGTGGGCGGGCCTGGGAGGGTTTCGACCGCGCCCTGCGCCTGCGGCTTTCCGACGGTCCGCTGACCTGGGAGGACCGCTTGCTGGGAGCCCAGGTCGATGATCCTGTCGCCCTCACCGGCGATCCGCTGCTGTTCCGGCGGGATGGCTGCTTCGCCTACCACCTGGCCGTGGTCGTGGACGATGGTGCCCAGGGCGTGACCGAGGTGGTGCGCGGCGCCGATCTCCGCTCCGTCACCGCCACCCAGATCCGCCTCCAGGAGGCCCTGAGCCTGCCGCGCCCGACCTACGCCCACCTCGGCATGGTGGCGGCCCCCGATGGCACCCGCCTGGGCAAGCGGGCGGGCGCCCTGGGACTGGAGGCCCTGGCTGCCAGGGGCGTTTCCCCTGCAGAGGCCCTCGGTTGGCTGGGCTGGAGCCTGGGCTGCCTGGACCGGCCGGAGCCATGCACAGCGTCCGACCTCATCGGGGCCTTCGACTGGACCAAGGTGCCGAAGGACGAGTCGCGAGTGCCGACGGCCTGGACCTAG
- the argS gene encoding arginine--tRNA ligase, producing METLRHTFEQQLAAALPGVDIALERPKSGEVGDLAFPCFRAAKQLGKNPVQLSQELAGSLSIEGGILVAAGPYLNLKLAPEARAKAVLGAILEAPAGRPYGSRRANGKKVIVEYSSPNIAKLFTIGHLRSTMIGHALAQTHQFLGYEVTRLNHLGDWGTQFGTLLAAYTRWAQADNADLEKDFDWAEPAPDKRRTPLFRLFQLYVRFHAEEENDPAMRDEARGWFKRLEAGDAEARRLWSWFRKISLKEFQRIYDRLGVSFDTLEQGEAFYEDQLVPTMDRLEQAGLLVEGDKGARIINLEDVGISTPCLVQKGDGTSIYATRDLAAALYRKEAYAFDRCLYVVGTDQVLHFQQIFAVLDKLDPWFKGRMLHTPFGMVKLPEGKMSTRKGNVIFLEDVLDEARERVAAIIDEKNPDLKDKAEVAEMLGMGAVVFFDAMNDRVKPITFTWDRVIALDGDTGPYVQYAHARIMSVLRKATGDWAARAQAGDPLGPVLPFEEMALPTDLSGLQAPEAQALLFELAGLPQAVSAVAEGCMATPLARQLVAVARSFSGYYTNCPILAPENTPEVREARLALCVATARALRQGLFLMGIQAPDEM from the coding sequence ATGGAAACCCTGCGGCACACCTTCGAACAGCAGCTGGCGGCGGCCCTGCCTGGCGTGGACATCGCGCTGGAACGGCCCAAGTCCGGCGAGGTGGGCGACCTGGCCTTCCCCTGCTTCCGCGCTGCCAAGCAGCTGGGGAAGAACCCCGTGCAGCTATCGCAGGAGCTGGCCGGATCCCTGTCCATCGAAGGCGGGATCCTCGTGGCCGCAGGCCCCTATCTGAACCTGAAGCTGGCCCCGGAAGCCCGCGCCAAGGCCGTGCTGGGCGCCATCCTGGAAGCCCCGGCCGGCAGGCCCTATGGCTCCCGCCGGGCCAACGGCAAGAAGGTGATCGTCGAGTACAGCTCGCCCAACATCGCCAAGCTCTTCACCATCGGCCACCTGCGATCCACCATGATCGGCCATGCCCTGGCCCAGACCCATCAGTTCCTGGGCTACGAGGTGACCCGCCTCAACCACCTGGGCGACTGGGGCACCCAGTTCGGCACGCTGCTGGCGGCCTACACCCGCTGGGCCCAGGCGGACAACGCCGATCTGGAGAAGGATTTCGACTGGGCCGAGCCCGCCCCCGACAAGCGCCGCACGCCGCTGTTCCGCCTCTTCCAGCTGTATGTCCGCTTCCACGCCGAAGAGGAGAACGATCCGGCCATGCGCGACGAGGCCCGGGGCTGGTTCAAGCGGCTGGAGGCTGGAGATGCCGAGGCCCGGCGCCTCTGGAGCTGGTTCCGGAAGATCTCGCTGAAGGAATTCCAGCGCATCTACGATCGTCTGGGCGTGAGCTTCGACACCCTGGAGCAGGGCGAGGCCTTCTACGAAGACCAGCTGGTTCCCACCATGGATCGCCTGGAGCAGGCCGGCCTCCTGGTGGAGGGCGACAAGGGCGCCCGCATCATCAACCTGGAGGACGTGGGCATCAGCACGCCCTGCCTCGTGCAGAAGGGCGATGGCACCAGCATCTATGCCACCCGTGACCTGGCGGCGGCGCTGTACCGGAAGGAGGCCTACGCCTTCGACCGCTGCCTCTATGTGGTGGGCACGGACCAGGTGCTGCACTTCCAGCAGATCTTCGCCGTGCTCGACAAGCTGGATCCCTGGTTCAAGGGCCGCATGCTGCACACGCCCTTTGGCATGGTGAAGCTGCCCGAGGGCAAGATGAGCACCCGCAAGGGCAATGTCATCTTCCTGGAGGACGTGCTGGATGAGGCCCGCGAGCGCGTGGCCGCCATCATCGACGAGAAGAATCCCGACCTGAAGGACAAGGCCGAGGTGGCCGAAATGCTGGGCATGGGCGCCGTGGTGTTCTTCGATGCCATGAACGACCGCGTGAAGCCCATCACCTTCACCTGGGACCGCGTCATCGCGCTGGATGGCGACACGGGTCCCTACGTGCAGTACGCCCACGCCCGCATCATGAGCGTGCTGCGCAAGGCCACCGGCGATTGGGCGGCCCGAGCCCAGGCCGGGGACCCGCTCGGCCCCGTGCTGCCCTTCGAAGAGATGGCCCTGCCCACCGATCTCTCCGGCCTGCAGGCCCCGGAGGCGCAGGCCCTGCTCTTCGAGCTGGCCGGCCTGCCCCAGGCGGTCTCCGCCGTGGCTGAGGGCTGCATGGCCACCCCCCTGGCGCGCCAGCTGGTGGCCGTGGCCCGCTCCTTCAGCGGCTACTACACGAACTGCCCCATCCTGGCCCCCGAGAACACCCCGGAAGTCCGCGAGGCCCGCCTCGCCCTGTGCGTGGCCACGGCCCGCGCGCTGCGCCAGGGCCTGTTCCTCATGGGCATCCAGGCCCCCGACGAGATGTAG
- a CDS encoding ATP citrate lyase citrate-binding domain-containing protein — MQLSGLRHGSRLLQLVEFPTAEFIDGSATNQDIQQFLEKHRKLVVKPAFYGGVGKKGKAGLVRVVSTLQEALQAKRDLFFAQHVYGNKTVTANGVTMEAFVPSDLEVYFSISSSSVHRGPVFTITPWGGVDIEELPAEKKAVVEIDPFIGINAFEITNALTDTGCPEAFISALVQHLPKLWELYDGYGLTTIELNPIRVQRKGNQVLPVACDVKASFDQDNPAWKRIGLPDALFQTETTAFEADINELRTYQGQSDVLEMNPNGSIIPFMFGGGANSAGTETLGEAAIFSSDFGGNPPYEKIYEISRIAFEHWYDKASMLLLIGGKANNTDIYVTFKGVFDALRDHVSKAGWKPLYVVIGRGGPNVVKGMFYAKDILDRLRFPYKVFGHDTSMILTLEYAKKVDEWWRAEGAEAYRKQIETQVRA, encoded by the coding sequence ATGCAACTTTCGGGCTTGCGACACGGCTCCAGGCTTCTGCAGCTGGTCGAGTTCCCCACGGCGGAGTTCATCGATGGCTCCGCGACCAACCAGGACATCCAGCAGTTCCTCGAGAAGCACAGGAAGCTGGTGGTGAAGCCGGCCTTCTACGGCGGCGTGGGCAAGAAGGGGAAGGCCGGCCTGGTGCGGGTGGTGAGCACCCTCCAGGAAGCCCTCCAGGCCAAGCGGGACCTGTTCTTCGCCCAGCACGTCTACGGGAACAAGACGGTCACGGCCAATGGCGTGACCATGGAGGCCTTCGTCCCGTCGGATCTGGAGGTCTACTTCAGCATCTCCAGCTCCAGCGTGCACCGCGGTCCGGTGTTCACCATCACACCCTGGGGTGGGGTGGACATCGAGGAGCTGCCGGCTGAAAAGAAGGCCGTGGTGGAGATCGATCCGTTCATCGGGATCAACGCCTTCGAGATCACCAACGCCCTCACGGATACCGGCTGCCCCGAGGCCTTCATCTCGGCCCTGGTCCAGCACCTGCCCAAGCTGTGGGAGCTCTACGACGGCTACGGCCTGACCACCATCGAGCTCAACCCCATCCGCGTGCAGCGCAAGGGCAACCAGGTGCTGCCCGTGGCCTGCGACGTGAAGGCCAGCTTCGACCAGGACAACCCGGCCTGGAAGCGCATCGGCCTGCCGGATGCCCTCTTCCAGACGGAGACCACGGCCTTCGAGGCGGACATCAACGAGCTGCGCACCTACCAGGGCCAGAGCGACGTGCTGGAGATGAACCCGAACGGCAGCATCATCCCCTTCATGTTCGGCGGCGGGGCCAACAGCGCCGGCACCGAGACCCTGGGCGAGGCGGCCATCTTCTCGTCTGACTTTGGCGGAAACCCCCCCTACGAGAAGATCTACGAGATCAGCCGCATCGCCTTCGAGCACTGGTATGACAAGGCCAGCATGCTGCTGCTCATCGGGGGCAAGGCCAACAACACGGACATCTACGTGACCTTCAAAGGCGTGTTCGACGCCCTGCGCGATCACGTGTCCAAGGCTGGCTGGAAGCCGCTCTACGTGGTGATCGGGCGGGGCGGTCCCAACGTCGTGAAGGGCATGTTCTACGCCAAGGACATCCTCGACCGGCTGCGCTTCCCCTACAAGGTGTTCGGGCACGACACCTCGATGATCCTCACGCTCGAATACGCGAAGAAGGTGGACGAGTGGTGGCGGGCCGAAGGCGCAGAGGCCTACCGCAAGCAGATTGAAACCCAGGTCCGGGCCTAG